Below is a window of Geomonas oryzisoli DNA.
CCCCTGCCAGTCCCCGCCAGTCCCCTGCCGGCACCGCGCGGTGACCGGCAAGACCCCAGAAGACAGGAGCGAGATTGTTCACAGGAAAAACAGATAAAAAGCTCTTGTTCGGCCTTGCCATCAGCGCGCTCTGCCTCTTCTTTCTCTTCCGCAAGATCGATTTCCACAAGATGGCCGACGCCTTTGCCGGGCTGGACTACCGCTACCTGGTGCCGGCGCTGCTGCTCACCTTCGTCAGCTATTACCTGCGCGCCGTGCGCTGGAAATTCCTGCTGCTCCCCATCAAGAAAACCAGCATGGGCAACCTGTTCCCTTCCACCCTGATCGGTTACATGGCCAACAACCTGCTGCCGGCCCGGCTGGGGGAGCTGGTGCGCGCATATTCGCTGGGGAACAAGGAAGGAATCGATACCAGCGCCGTGTTCGCCTCGCTGGTCCTGGACCGTCTTTGTGACGGCTTCACCGTCCTTTTGGTGCTGCTGATCACCTTCTTCACCATCAGGCTCCCGGCCGGGATGGAAGGGATCCAGCACGGTCTGGTCACCGGCGGCTACATCACCTTCGCGCTGTACGTGGGCGTGCTCACCTTTCTCTTCCTGCTCAGGCGGCACACCGAGTTCACCCTCGGCATCGTGGCGCGCCTGGTGCGCCCGATCGCGCCGCACCTGGCCGAGAAGATCGAGGCCATGCTCCGCTCCTTCATTTCCGGCATCCGTTTCCCTGGCGACGTCGGCGGCGTCATCGGCATCCTGGTCAGCTCGTTGCTGATCTGGTTCACCGCGATCTGGCCCGTCGACCTGATGCTGCGGGCCTTCGGCGTCGTGCTCCCCGCGACGGCCGCCATGTTCATCATGGTGTTCCTGGTCTTCGCGGTCATGGTGCCGGCATCTCCGGGCTTCATCGGGACCCACCATCTGGCTTGCGTCACCGCCTTATCCGCCTTCCAGATCGGGAGCGAGCGGGCGCTCAGCATCGCGATCGTGATCCATGCCATGGGCTTTTTCCCCGTGACCCTCGCGGGCCTTGGCTGCCTGTGGCGGGACAAACTTTCCATCAAGAACATCAGCGAAAATACCTCTCAGGAGCAACTGCGTGAACAATAACGGAATCCTCGGCAGGCTGGACCACTTCGCCATCCTGGCCTTCAGCATCCCCTTGTTCATCTACCTTTTGACGCTGGCCCCCACGGTCACCTTTTTCGACAGCGGCGAGTTCCTGACCGCTATCGCGTCGCTGGGGGTCGCGCATTCGCCCGGGTACCCGCTGTTCATCAACTACGCCAAACCCTTCACCTTCCTCCCCATCGGCAGCGTCGCCTTCAGGATCAACTTCGCCACCGCGGTCTCGGCGGGCCTTGCCTGCTACGGCGTATACCTGCTGACCGTGAAGTTTCTCGAGGGAGAGGAAACCGCGTGGCAGGGGAAGGGCCGTACCCTCCCGGTGAAACTCTCGGCGCTGGCCGCGGCGGTCACCTTCGCCTGCACCGCGAGGCTGTGGCTGCAGTCCAATCACGACAAACCGTACCCGCTGCTGGCCTTTATCTGCGCAGTGGTTTTCTACCTGATGCTTTTATGGCGGGAGAGCTTTCTCGCCGGAGATGAACGCCCCGCCTACGTTTATCTCGGTGCCTTACTCTGCGGTCTGGGCGCCGGTGCGCACCAGATCATGGTGCTGATGATCCCTACCTACGCCTTTTTGCTCTGGTCCGCAGATCACCGCGTCGTCCTGCGTTTCAAGGAATTCTTCATCGCCTTCGCCTTCGGGGTGCTGGGGTTCGGGATTCACCTGCACCTGGTGGTGCGCGCCTTCCGGCAGCCGGTGCTCAACTGGGGTGACTCCAGGAACCTGGAGCAGTTTCTGTGGAACATCTTGCGCAAGGGTTACCCGACCGAGAAGCCCAACCGCGACCTGGGCCTGCTCTGGTCGCAGCTGAACGCCTTCAACATCCCCTTCGAGTTCACCGTGGTGGGGATGGCGCTGCTTATCATCGGGCTGGCGGTCCTCTTCTTCAAGAAGCGCGAACTGGTGCTGGGCTACCTGATCGCCCTGGCATCCTTCCTGGTGGTGATCGTCGGCTACTTCAACACCCCCGGCGAGTTGATCTTCCTGACCGAGGAATTCTTTACGCCGCTGTACCTCCTTTCCGCCGTCTTCATCGGGGTCGGGCTCTTCACCGTGTTCAAGGAGGCGGCCCAGCGCCTGCCCGATTCGACGCCGCTGCGCGTCGGGCTGCTCGCGCTGCTGTTCATGCTCCCGGTCACCATCTTTGCCCGCAACTTCGTTGAGAACGACCAGCACGAGAACTACATCGCCTTCGACTACGCGAGCAACACGCTCAGGTCACTGCCCCAGAACGCGGTGATGTACACCTGGGGCGACTCCGGGGCCTTCCCGCTGTGGTACCTGCAGGGAGTGGAGCGGATGCGCGAGGACCTCGACCTGCCGCACACCCCGCACCTGGTGTTCGACTGGTATCTGGACAGCATGCCGCGCATGTTCAAGGAGAGCCAGTTGCACAAGTTGCCGATGGAATACCGCTCGCCGGACAACACGCTGCTTACCTCGGTCATGGAGCAGTTCGGCCGCCGCCCCGTCTTCGTCGACTTCTCGACCAAGTACTCGATCAACTTCAGCAACCTCGCTCTGCACCAGCGCGGCATCACCTTCCGTCTGGACAGCCCGAGCGTGCCGCAGTCTCCGCCTGACCTGGACACCTGGCCCATGTACTCCCTGCGCGGGGTACTGGGCGACCACGACATGTTCTTCCGCGACCTCGACACCGGCAAGGCGATCCTCATCTACGCTGCCGCCCTCATCGAATCGGGACAGACCCGTCTGCGTATGGGGCAGAAGGAGGCCGGGGTGCGCGACCTGCAGATCGCGGCGGCGATCTCGCCCGAGAACAAGCCGCAGATCGACGCCCTATTGAAGGCGAGCGGGGTGCGCTGATGACGATCACGGGCAAGACCACGGTAACCGGGATCATCGGCTGGCCGGTGTCCCATTCGCTCTCGCCGGTCCTGCATAACGCGGCCTTCCGGGCGCTTGACCTGGACTGGATCTACGTCCCGTTTCCGGTGGCGCCCGAGCGTCTCGCGCAAGGGGTGGCCGGGCTCGCTTCGGTCGGCGTGGCCGGTTTCAGCGTCACCATCCCCCACAAGGTGGCTATTATCCCGCTGCTGGACGAGGTTACTCCCGAGGCCGAACTGATCGGCGCGGTCAACACGGTGGTCGTGCGTGAAGGCAGGCTCACCGGGCACAACACCGACGGCATCGGCCTGATCGCCGCCCTGCGCGACAAGCTCTCCTTCTCGCCGCAGGGGAAGCGCATCCTTGTGCTGGGTGCGGGGGGGGCGGCCCGCAGCGCCGTGGTCTCGCTGGCCCTGGCCGGAGCCGCCGGCGTCACCATAGCCAACCGGTCGCCCGATGCGGCCCAGGGCCTGGCGCACCTGGTCGCGCCGCGGTTGCCCCGGACCGAGTTCGCGACCGGGGGGCTCGGGATCCTCTCCGACCCGGGCTTTCTGGCCGGCTTCGACCTCGTGGTCAATACGACTTCGGTCGGGATGGCGGGAGACGCCTTCGCCGGCCTCGCGTTATCCGCCCTAAAGCCGGGGGCGTGCGTTTACGATATGGTATACGCCCCCCCCGTCACGCCGCTGCTGGCCCAGGCCGGGGCGCTGGGCATTTCCTGCGCCAACGGTTTGGGGATGCTGGTCGCGCAGGGGGAGGCTGCATTCAGGATCTGGACCGGGGCGACCCCGCCCGCCGGGTGCATGGAGGGCGCGCTGGCTGCGGTTTTGTAGGTTCCAGCAATTCCTTGACATTAACGCGATTACAAAATACCATTCACAGGATCTTTAACCCCTGAGGTAGCTATGCACGTAAGCAGACTGGGTGAACTGCTGGTCACAAACAACCTGATCACCAAGGAACAGCTGAAGCAGGCGCTCGCTGAACAAAAGTCTGCGGGCGGTCAACTGCGTCTGGGCTCCATCCTGGTACGTGACGGACTGATCAACGAAGCAGATCTCACCTCCTTTCTCTCGAAACAATACGGTGTGCCGACCATCAATCTCGCCGACTATGAGGTGGATGC
It encodes the following:
- a CDS encoding lysylphosphatidylglycerol synthase transmembrane domain-containing protein, whose protein sequence is MFTGKTDKKLLFGLAISALCLFFLFRKIDFHKMADAFAGLDYRYLVPALLLTFVSYYLRAVRWKFLLLPIKKTSMGNLFPSTLIGYMANNLLPARLGELVRAYSLGNKEGIDTSAVFASLVLDRLCDGFTVLLVLLITFFTIRLPAGMEGIQHGLVTGGYITFALYVGVLTFLFLLRRHTEFTLGIVARLVRPIAPHLAEKIEAMLRSFISGIRFPGDVGGVIGILVSSLLIWFTAIWPVDLMLRAFGVVLPATAAMFIMVFLVFAVMVPASPGFIGTHHLACVTALSAFQIGSERALSIAIVIHAMGFFPVTLAGLGCLWRDKLSIKNISENTSQEQLREQ
- a CDS encoding protein O-mannosyl-transferase family, encoding MNNNGILGRLDHFAILAFSIPLFIYLLTLAPTVTFFDSGEFLTAIASLGVAHSPGYPLFINYAKPFTFLPIGSVAFRINFATAVSAGLACYGVYLLTVKFLEGEETAWQGKGRTLPVKLSALAAAVTFACTARLWLQSNHDKPYPLLAFICAVVFYLMLLWRESFLAGDERPAYVYLGALLCGLGAGAHQIMVLMIPTYAFLLWSADHRVVLRFKEFFIAFAFGVLGFGIHLHLVVRAFRQPVLNWGDSRNLEQFLWNILRKGYPTEKPNRDLGLLWSQLNAFNIPFEFTVVGMALLIIGLAVLFFKKRELVLGYLIALASFLVVIVGYFNTPGELIFLTEEFFTPLYLLSAVFIGVGLFTVFKEAAQRLPDSTPLRVGLLALLFMLPVTIFARNFVENDQHENYIAFDYASNTLRSLPQNAVMYTWGDSGAFPLWYLQGVERMREDLDLPHTPHLVFDWYLDSMPRMFKESQLHKLPMEYRSPDNTLLTSVMEQFGRRPVFVDFSTKYSINFSNLALHQRGITFRLDSPSVPQSPPDLDTWPMYSLRGVLGDHDMFFRDLDTGKAILIYAAALIESGQTRLRMGQKEAGVRDLQIAAAISPENKPQIDALLKASGVR
- a CDS encoding shikimate dehydrogenase, producing the protein MTITGKTTVTGIIGWPVSHSLSPVLHNAAFRALDLDWIYVPFPVAPERLAQGVAGLASVGVAGFSVTIPHKVAIIPLLDEVTPEAELIGAVNTVVVREGRLTGHNTDGIGLIAALRDKLSFSPQGKRILVLGAGGAARSAVVSLALAGAAGVTIANRSPDAAQGLAHLVAPRLPRTEFATGGLGILSDPGFLAGFDLVVNTTSVGMAGDAFAGLALSALKPGACVYDMVYAPPVTPLLAQAGALGISCANGLGMLVAQGEAAFRIWTGATPPAGCMEGALAAVL